A genomic region of Sphingobium sp. HWE2-09 contains the following coding sequences:
- the ntrC gene encoding nitrogen regulation protein NR(I) → MPATGAILVVDDDPAICVVVGEALRRQGHRVKTAASIRERAMLMDSFAPDVLITDVMLPDGDGLDGVADILATKPDLNVIILSAQNTLNTAIRATEKGAFEYLPKPFDLNELTRAVADALGTRQSAEEQGSDVGLPHDGLPLVGRSPAMQEVYRTIARVLSNDLSILVLGESGTGKELVAEAIHSLGQRRTKPFVAINMAAIPRELIEAELFGYEKGAFTGAHARTAGKFEQAQGGTLFLDEIGDMPMEAQTRLLRVLQSGEVTTVGGSKPVRVNVRIIAATNKELSQLIEDGRFRQDLYYRLNVVPIALPALRERREDVILLARHFLERAAQEGLPRKSLADDAAQLLMTYHWPGNVRELQNLMQRLSVLSRENVITDEILRHMLPMDAVPADYAAPTDQLAHAVRDWAKRQLGIGLAHPNRALHDDLLGVVEPILLQEVLASVDGNQIRAAGLLGINRNTLRKKLTDYGLDPMQLRLTD, encoded by the coding sequence ATGCCCGCGACTGGCGCGATATTGGTGGTCGATGATGATCCGGCGATCTGCGTGGTGGTGGGCGAAGCGCTGCGACGGCAGGGCCACCGGGTCAAGACCGCTGCCTCGATTCGCGAACGCGCCATGCTGATGGACAGCTTCGCGCCCGACGTGCTGATCACCGACGTCATGCTGCCGGATGGCGATGGGCTGGACGGCGTGGCGGATATCTTGGCGACCAAGCCCGACCTCAACGTCATCATCCTGTCGGCGCAAAATACGCTCAACACCGCCATTCGCGCCACGGAAAAGGGCGCGTTCGAATATCTGCCCAAGCCCTTCGACCTCAACGAACTGACACGTGCCGTCGCCGATGCGCTGGGCACGCGACAGAGCGCGGAAGAGCAGGGGAGTGATGTCGGCCTGCCCCATGACGGCCTGCCGCTGGTCGGCCGATCGCCCGCGATGCAAGAGGTGTACCGCACCATCGCCCGCGTCCTGTCCAACGATCTGTCGATCCTGGTGCTAGGCGAATCGGGCACTGGCAAGGAACTGGTGGCCGAAGCGATCCACAGCCTGGGCCAGCGCCGCACCAAGCCTTTCGTTGCGATTAATATGGCCGCCATACCGCGCGAGCTGATCGAAGCAGAACTTTTCGGTTATGAAAAGGGCGCCTTCACTGGCGCGCACGCTCGCACCGCCGGCAAGTTCGAGCAGGCGCAGGGCGGCACGCTCTTCCTGGATGAAATCGGCGACATGCCGATGGAGGCGCAGACGCGCCTGTTGCGTGTGTTGCAGTCCGGTGAGGTTACGACGGTCGGCGGGTCGAAGCCGGTGCGGGTCAATGTCCGCATTATCGCCGCCACCAACAAGGAATTGTCGCAGCTGATCGAGGACGGGCGTTTTCGTCAGGATCTCTATTACCGCCTCAACGTCGTGCCGATCGCCCTCCCGGCGCTGCGCGAACGGCGCGAAGACGTCATCCTGCTTGCCCGCCATTTCCTGGAACGGGCGGCCCAAGAAGGCTTGCCGCGCAAGTCCCTGGCCGACGATGCGGCGCAGTTGCTGATGACCTATCATTGGCCGGGCAATGTCCGCGAACTGCAAAATCTGATGCAGCGCCTGTCAGTGCTCAGCCGTGAAAATGTCATCACGGACGAGATTTTGCGCCACATGCTGCCGATGGACGCGGTCCCTGCCGACTATGCCGCGCCGACGGATCAACTGGCCCATGCGGTGCGCGACTGGGCCAAGCGGCAGCTGGGCATCGGTCTGGCCCATCCTAACCGCGCGCTGCATGACGATCTGCTGGGCGTGGTGGAGCCGATTCTGCTGCAGGAAGTCCTTGCCAGCGTCGATGGCAACCAGATCCGGGCGGCCGGGCTGCTCGGCATCAATCGCAACACGCTGCGGAAAAAGCTGACCGATTACGGGCTTGATCCCATGCAGCTACGGCTGACCGATTGA
- a CDS encoding two-component system sensor histidine kinase NtrB: MNGALTSLPPLRMAQDGPSLSEQMTALPVATLIVKPDNSIAEANVRAETLLNMARSAIIGSDVARTIRIAEAGARFDIWHSNKPIAAYDIKVHAGRTAEMEVDLMIAPIVDHDGWRVVSLHAQSQARKIGHRGTSGGARSAMGAAAILAHEIKNPLSGIRGAAQLLEGGQGGRDAALTQLICNEVDRIAALIDRMQDFTTDRTLECEAGNIYPLIDRAAGIAAAGFAKHIRIIKHYDPSLPFANINDDALVQVMINLLKNAAEALEHHETPRIRVETAFRHGVSVMVGDGKGSAVLPIEILVIDNGPGVPEHILDHLFNPFITGKRDGQGLGLALVDKLVRDMSGFVQYSRDVEAGESTFRILLPMGMG, from the coding sequence ATGAACGGTGCGCTGACGTCCCTGCCTCCGCTGCGCATGGCCCAGGACGGGCCGTCACTGAGCGAACAGATGACGGCGCTGCCGGTGGCGACATTGATCGTAAAGCCGGACAACAGCATCGCCGAAGCCAATGTCCGGGCCGAAACCCTGCTCAATATGGCGCGGTCGGCGATCATCGGCAGCGACGTGGCGCGCACCATCCGCATTGCGGAGGCCGGTGCGCGCTTCGACATCTGGCACAGCAACAAGCCGATCGCCGCCTACGACATAAAGGTCCATGCCGGGCGCACCGCCGAGATGGAGGTCGACCTGATGATCGCGCCGATCGTCGATCATGACGGCTGGCGCGTCGTGTCGCTCCATGCCCAGAGCCAGGCGCGCAAGATCGGCCATCGGGGCACGTCAGGCGGTGCGCGGTCCGCTATGGGGGCCGCCGCAATCCTGGCGCATGAGATCAAGAACCCGCTGTCGGGCATCCGGGGCGCGGCGCAATTGCTGGAAGGCGGGCAGGGCGGTCGGGACGCGGCGCTGACGCAATTGATCTGCAACGAGGTCGATCGCATCGCCGCGCTGATCGACCGGATGCAGGATTTCACGACCGACCGGACGCTGGAATGCGAGGCCGGCAACATCTATCCGCTGATCGACCGGGCCGCCGGGATTGCTGCTGCCGGGTTTGCAAAACATATAAGGATCATAAAACATTATGATCCATCTTTGCCATTCGCCAACATCAATGACGACGCTCTGGTGCAGGTGATGATCAACCTGCTCAAAAACGCCGCCGAGGCGCTGGAGCATCATGAAACACCCCGTATCCGGGTGGAAACCGCGTTTCGTCATGGCGTGTCCGTCATGGTCGGCGATGGCAAGGGCAGCGCGGTGTTGCCGATCGAAATCCTCGTCATCGATAATGGACCCGGCGTGCCTGAACATATTCTCGACCATCTGTTTAACCCGTTCATCACCGGCAAGCGCGATGGGCAGGGGCTGGGCCTGGCGCTGGTCGACAAGCTGGTGCGCGATATGAGCGGCTTCGTCCAATATAGCCGCGATGTGGAAGCGGGCGAATCCACCTTCCGCATCCTCCTGCCGATGGGGATGGGATGA
- the dusB gene encoding tRNA dihydrouridine synthase DusB yields MRTLSPIAIGPITIDMPVVLAPMTGVTDMPFRTLVRRYGCGLNVTEMIATAAMIRETRQSLQKAAWHPLEEPVSMQLAGCSPMEMAEAAKLNADRGAAIIDINMGCPVKKVVNGDAGSALMRDLPLAAALIKATVEAVDVPVTVKMRMGWDHSSLNAAELAHIAEDLGAQLITVHGRTRCQMYKGSADWAFIRSVKEAVKLPVIANGDICSIEDADTALEQSGADGVMIGRGAYGRPWLIGQVMAWLTDGTRLPDPTLAEQYRAIVEHYHAMLDHYDSYTGVNMARKHIGWYTKGLPGSAEFRNSVNQEPDAKTVLDMLARFYEPLIATGLHPAELRRAA; encoded by the coding sequence ATGCGCACGCTTTCTCCCATCGCCATCGGCCCGATCACCATCGACATGCCGGTCGTACTCGCCCCGATGACCGGCGTGACCGACATGCCGTTCCGTACGCTGGTACGCCGCTATGGCTGCGGCCTTAATGTGACGGAAATGATCGCCACCGCCGCGATGATCCGGGAAACGCGCCAGTCGTTGCAAAAAGCCGCCTGGCATCCGCTGGAGGAACCGGTTTCGATGCAGTTGGCCGGTTGTTCGCCCATGGAAATGGCCGAAGCCGCCAAGCTGAATGCCGATCGCGGCGCGGCGATCATCGACATCAATATGGGTTGCCCGGTGAAGAAGGTCGTCAACGGCGATGCAGGCAGCGCTCTGATGCGCGACCTGCCGCTCGCCGCCGCGCTGATCAAGGCGACGGTGGAGGCGGTGGACGTGCCCGTCACCGTCAAGATGCGGATGGGCTGGGACCATAGCAGCCTCAACGCCGCCGAACTGGCGCATATCGCCGAGGATCTGGGCGCGCAACTCATCACGGTCCATGGCCGTACCCGGTGCCAGATGTATAAGGGGTCGGCCGACTGGGCCTTCATCCGATCGGTCAAGGAGGCGGTGAAGCTGCCGGTGATCGCCAATGGCGATATCTGCTCGATCGAGGACGCCGATACTGCGTTGGAGCAAAGCGGCGCGGACGGCGTGATGATCGGGCGCGGCGCTTATGGTCGGCCCTGGTTGATCGGCCAGGTCATGGCCTGGCTGACTGATGGCACGCGCCTGCCCGATCCGACATTGGCGGAACAATATCGTGCGATCGTAGAGCATTATCATGCGATGCTCGATCATTACGACAGCTATACCGGCGTCAATATGGCCCGCAAGCATATCGGCTGGTACACCAAGGGGCTGCCCGGATCGGCCGAGTTCCGTAACAGCGTCAATCAGGAACCCGATGCGAAGACCGTTCTCGACATGCTGGCCCGCTTCTACGAGCCGCTGATCGCCACCGGCCTCCACCCGGCGGAATTGCGCCGGGCCGCATGA
- a CDS encoding bifunctional 2-C-methyl-D-erythritol 4-phosphate cytidylyltransferase/2-C-methyl-D-erythritol 2,4-cyclodiphosphate synthase, which translates to MRRIMTSNSKIVALIVAAGQGSRAGGDVPKQFRMVAGKAVLAHAYDALAAHGAIAETYSVLGDGQEAAARILLGDRTATFVTGAEVRRGSVRAGLEAIAAAGGADIVLIHDAARPFLPGAVIDRLLAALESAAGAIPTLPVADTLVRATGGAMAESVDRAGLHRVQTPQAFRFDTILAAHRNWDAAQEATDDAQILKSWGHDVILVQGDERLDKLTYAEDFARAEARLAPPRTTRVGMGYDVHRLAPDEELWLGGVLVPHDYGLAGHSDADVALHAIVDAMLGALADGDIGSHFPPSDPQWRGASSDRFLAYARDRVTARDGVIDHIDLTIICEAPKIGPHRDAMRARIAEILAVPIDRVSVKATTTERLGFAGRREGIAAQAVATLSLPALS; encoded by the coding sequence ATGCGCCGCATCATGACATCCAACAGCAAGATCGTCGCGTTGATCGTCGCCGCAGGCCAGGGCAGCCGGGCGGGTGGCGACGTGCCCAAACAGTTTCGCATGGTGGCGGGCAAGGCCGTGCTGGCGCATGCCTATGATGCGTTGGCGGCGCATGGGGCGATCGCCGAGACTTATAGCGTATTGGGCGACGGCCAGGAGGCGGCTGCGCGCATACTGCTGGGCGATCGGACTGCGACCTTCGTAACCGGCGCGGAGGTCCGGCGCGGATCGGTGCGCGCGGGGCTGGAGGCGATTGCGGCGGCGGGCGGTGCGGATATCGTGCTGATCCATGATGCCGCCCGGCCCTTCCTGCCGGGCGCGGTGATCGACCGGTTGCTGGCGGCGTTGGAAAGCGCGGCGGGCGCCATCCCCACCCTGCCCGTTGCCGATACATTGGTGCGCGCGACGGGCGGCGCGATGGCGGAGAGCGTGGATCGCGCTGGATTGCATCGGGTGCAGACGCCGCAGGCCTTCCGGTTCGACACCATATTGGCGGCGCATCGGAACTGGGACGCCGCGCAGGAAGCGACCGACGACGCGCAGATCCTTAAAAGCTGGGGCCATGACGTCATATTGGTGCAAGGCGATGAAAGACTGGACAAATTGACCTACGCCGAAGACTTCGCCCGCGCCGAAGCGCGACTGGCGCCGCCGCGCACAACCCGCGTCGGCATGGGCTATGACGTCCACCGCCTTGCGCCCGATGAAGAGCTTTGGCTGGGCGGCGTGCTGGTGCCGCACGACTATGGGCTGGCGGGGCATAGCGATGCCGATGTGGCGCTGCACGCGATCGTGGACGCCATGCTGGGCGCGCTGGCGGATGGGGACATCGGCAGCCACTTCCCGCCGTCCGATCCGCAATGGCGCGGCGCGTCGTCCGACCGCTTCCTGGCCTATGCGCGCGATCGGGTGACGGCGCGAGACGGCGTGATCGATCATATCGACCTGACCATCATCTGCGAAGCGCCCAAGATCGGCCCGCATCGGGACGCCATGCGCGCGCGCATCGCTGAAATACTCGCCGTCCCGATCGACCGGGTCAGCGTGAAAGCGACGACGACGGAGCGGTTGGGCTTTGCCGGGCGGCGCGAAGGTATTGCCGCACAAGCGGTTGCCACCCTCTCCCTTCCCGCGCTATCTTGA
- a CDS encoding CinA family protein has product MLDTVLPAQLVELAEKVIIANRRAGRTISVAESCTGGLVSAALTEIAGSSDVFDAGFIAYSNDMKAELLKVSHDVLDTFGAVSIATAWAMAQGALKKSHSHVAVAITGIAGPGGGSEQKPVGTVVFARAERGASADKVVADMRHFENNGRGGVRLQAALCALELLLPDAPAP; this is encoded by the coding sequence ATGTTAGATACAGTCCTGCCGGCCCAGTTGGTCGAACTTGCCGAAAAGGTCATCATCGCCAATCGGCGCGCCGGACGGACCATATCCGTGGCGGAAAGCTGCACCGGCGGGTTGGTATCGGCGGCCCTGACGGAGATTGCCGGTTCGTCGGACGTGTTCGATGCCGGATTTATCGCCTATTCCAATGATATGAAGGCAGAACTTCTCAAAGTGTCGCATGATGTGCTGGATACGTTCGGCGCTGTCTCCATCGCTACCGCCTGGGCGATGGCGCAGGGTGCGCTCAAGAAAAGCCACTCCCATGTCGCGGTCGCGATCACCGGGATTGCCGGGCCGGGCGGTGGCAGCGAGCAGAAGCCGGTCGGCACCGTCGTCTTCGCCCGCGCCGAACGCGGCGCCAGCGCGGACAAAGTCGTGGCCGACATGCGGCATTTCGAAAATAACGGTCGCGGCGGCGTCCGCCTTCAGGCGGCGCTGTGCGCGCTCGAACTGCTGCTGCCGGATGCACCCGCGCCGTAA
- a CDS encoding type II toxin-antitoxin system RatA family toxin gives MPKHNETRHLPYTPAQMFDLVSNVEAYPEFLPWISAIRVRSDDDTEMVADMIVGFKGVKESFTSRVHKNRPDHVRVDYLDGPLKHLHNEWAFRDDGQGGVLVDFEVEFEFKNRLFEMLAGQFFDKALRKMIGAFETRAAQLYGAGASGSSSSSAHSAA, from the coding sequence ATGCCCAAGCATAATGAAACGCGCCATCTGCCCTACACACCGGCGCAGATGTTCGACCTGGTATCGAACGTGGAAGCCTATCCTGAATTTCTGCCCTGGATCAGCGCGATCCGGGTCCGATCCGACGATGATACGGAAATGGTCGCGGACATGATCGTGGGGTTCAAAGGCGTGAAGGAAAGTTTCACGTCGCGCGTGCACAAGAACCGGCCGGACCATGTTCGCGTCGATTATCTCGACGGGCCGCTCAAGCATCTGCACAATGAATGGGCGTTCCGCGACGACGGGCAGGGCGGCGTGCTGGTCGATTTCGAGGTCGAATTCGAGTTCAAGAACCGGCTGTTCGAAATGCTGGCCGGCCAGTTTTTCGACAAAGCACTCCGCAAGATGATCGGCGCGTTCGAAACCCGCGCGGCGCAGCTTTACGGCGCGGGTGCATCCGGCAGCAGCAGTTCGAGCGCGCACAGCGCCGCCTGA
- the lipA gene encoding lipoyl synthase — protein MCRTNRGLARAVLHRYLERMNDISPIPMPGQPASPERARKPDWIRVKAPTSPAYHETRKLMRDKGLNTVCEEAACPNIGECWTKKHATVMILGDVCTRACAFCNVKTGMPRKVDVNEPQNLADACAEMGLEHIVITSVDRDDLPDGGASQFVKVIEALRRTTPNTTIEILTPDFRNKHERAVEMIVAARPDVYNHNLETVPRLYPTIRPGARYYASLRLLESVKKLDPSIFTKSGIMLGLGEERLEVHQVMDDMRSADIDFLTMGQYLQPTPKHAKVIDFVTPAAFNAYAGIARAKGFLQVASSPLTRSSYHAGKDFAEMRAAREAKLAKAAAKV, from the coding sequence ATGTGCCGCACAAATAGGGGGCTGGCAAGAGCGGTCCTGCATCGCTATCTGGAGCGCATGAACGACATCAGCCCGATCCCCATGCCCGGTCAGCCCGCAAGCCCGGAACGCGCCCGCAAGCCCGACTGGATTCGCGTCAAGGCGCCGACCAGCCCCGCCTATCATGAAACGCGCAAGCTGATGCGCGACAAGGGGCTGAATACGGTGTGCGAGGAAGCGGCCTGCCCGAATATCGGCGAATGCTGGACCAAGAAGCACGCTACAGTGATGATCCTGGGCGACGTTTGCACCCGCGCCTGCGCCTTCTGCAACGTCAAGACCGGCATGCCGCGCAAGGTCGACGTCAACGAACCGCAGAATTTGGCGGATGCCTGCGCCGAAATGGGGTTGGAGCATATCGTCATCACCTCGGTCGATCGCGACGACCTGCCCGATGGCGGCGCATCGCAGTTCGTCAAGGTGATCGAGGCGCTGCGCCGCACGACGCCCAATACGACGATCGAAATCCTGACGCCCGACTTCCGCAACAAGCATGAGCGCGCCGTAGAAATGATCGTCGCCGCCCGGCCGGACGTCTATAATCATAATCTGGAGACGGTTCCGCGCCTCTATCCGACCATCCGCCCCGGCGCGCGCTATTATGCGTCGCTGCGCCTGTTGGAGTCGGTGAAGAAGCTGGACCCGTCGATCTTCACCAAGTCCGGCATCATGCTGGGCCTGGGCGAGGAGCGGCTGGAAGTGCATCAGGTGATGGACGACATGCGATCGGCCGACATCGATTTCCTGACCATGGGCCAATATCTCCAACCCACGCCCAAACACGCCAAGGTGATCGATTTCGTGACCCCGGCGGCGTTTAACGCCTATGCCGGGATCGCGCGGGCCAAGGGCTTTCTGCAGGTCGCCTCCTCGCCGCTCACCCGGTCCAGCTATCATGCGGGCAAGGATTTCGCCGAGATGCGCGCCGCGCGCGAAGCGAAACTCGCCAAGGCGGCCGCGAAAGTCTGA
- a CDS encoding carbonic anhydrase has product MTDFTDMLEGYRRFRTTGWSEQRERWDELNEGQSPRVMVIACSDSRVDPAQIFDTSPGEIFVVRNVAALVPPFETNPGYHGVSAALEFAVQVLKVGEIVVMGHGKCGGCKAALSQDLKDAPPGEGGFIHNWIELLDDARDVVVEQYGDQRDRTVERAMEQEAVKVSLANLRTFPCVQSKERKGELKLVGSFFAIADGVLNILDEDSGAFSPA; this is encoded by the coding sequence ATGACCGATTTTACCGACATGCTCGAAGGCTATCGCCGTTTCCGCACCACCGGCTGGAGCGAACAGCGCGAACGGTGGGACGAACTGAACGAAGGGCAAAGCCCCCGCGTCATGGTGATCGCCTGTTCCGACAGCCGCGTCGATCCAGCGCAGATTTTCGACACCAGCCCTGGTGAAATTTTCGTCGTGCGCAACGTCGCCGCGCTGGTGCCGCCGTTCGAAACCAATCCGGGCTATCATGGCGTGTCGGCCGCGCTGGAATTTGCGGTGCAGGTGCTCAAGGTCGGCGAGATCGTCGTCATGGGCCACGGCAAATGCGGGGGTTGCAAGGCAGCGCTCAGCCAGGATCTGAAGGACGCGCCGCCGGGCGAAGGCGGCTTCATCCATAATTGGATCGAATTGCTGGACGATGCCCGCGACGTGGTGGTCGAACAATATGGCGACCAGCGCGACCGCACGGTCGAGCGCGCGATGGAGCAGGAAGCGGTGAAGGTCAGCCTGGCCAACCTGCGCACCTTCCCCTGCGTGCAGTCGAAGGAGCGCAAGGGCGAATTGAAGCTGGTCGGCAGCTTCTTCGCCATTGCCGACGGCGTGCTCAACATTTTGGACGAGGATAGCGGCGCCTTCTCGCCCGCATGA
- a CDS encoding NYN domain-containing protein, with product MALLQEGRGNIALLIDADNASAAHFDSVMTVLAELGTVNIRRAYGNWSKTTLKTWAALSVAHAIEPQQQFDLTKGKNATDMKMTIDAMDLMASGRVDGFGLMSSDSDFTPLATRIRQQGIPVYGFGSANTPEGFRRACTQFLNVAALKPAEVPVATKAPVKAAAPAKAATPQAAPLKAAAATPASAAPTPAKTVDAEVVRLLIDAYDEAKRDERGFVALGPVGQRVGNRSSFDVRNYGYKRLSDLIAAIPNFITEVREGGQTWIKRVK from the coding sequence ATGGCGTTGTTACAGGAAGGCAGGGGCAATATTGCTCTGCTGATCGATGCGGACAATGCGTCGGCGGCGCATTTCGATTCGGTCATGACCGTGCTGGCGGAACTGGGCACGGTCAACATCCGCCGCGCCTATGGCAATTGGAGCAAGACGACGCTCAAGACCTGGGCGGCGCTGTCGGTCGCCCACGCGATCGAACCGCAGCAGCAGTTCGACCTGACCAAGGGCAAGAACGCCACCGACATGAAGATGACGATCGACGCCATGGACCTGATGGCGTCGGGCCGGGTCGATGGCTTTGGGCTGATGTCCAGCGACAGCGACTTCACCCCGCTGGCGACGCGCATCCGGCAGCAGGGTATTCCGGTCTATGGCTTTGGGTCGGCCAACACGCCCGAAGGCTTCCGCCGCGCCTGTACGCAATTCCTGAACGTCGCGGCATTGAAACCCGCCGAAGTGCCGGTGGCGACCAAGGCGCCGGTAAAGGCCGCGGCTCCCGCCAAGGCTGCCACGCCGCAAGCTGCGCCCTTGAAAGCCGCCGCTGCCACGCCCGCCTCCGCCGCGCCGACGCCCGCCAAGACGGTCGATGCCGAAGTCGTGCGCCTGCTGATCGACGCCTATGATGAAGCGAAGCGCGACGAACGTGGCTTCGTGGCGCTGGGTCCGGTGGGGCAGCGGGTGGGCAATCGCTCCAGCTTCGACGTGCGCAATTACGGCTATAAGCGGCTGTCCGACCTGATTGCCGCCATCCCCAATTTCATCACCGAAGTGCGCGAAGGCGGCCAGACCTGGATCAAGCGGGTCAAATAA
- a CDS encoding acylphosphatase translates to MAVVARHLMIHGKVQGVWYRAWTVEMARGLGLVGWVRNRADGCVEAVIEGDSGTVDQFITLAESGPPAAQVARIDVRDYPVDNIATFEKRPTV, encoded by the coding sequence ATGGCCGTGGTCGCCCGCCATCTGATGATCCATGGCAAGGTGCAGGGCGTCTGGTATCGGGCCTGGACGGTCGAGATGGCGCGCGGCCTTGGCCTTGTCGGTTGGGTCCGCAATCGCGCCGATGGCTGCGTGGAGGCCGTGATCGAAGGGGATAGCGGCACGGTCGATCAGTTCATCACCTTAGCCGAGAGCGGTCCGCCCGCCGCGCAGGTGGCGCGAATCGATGTGCGTGACTATCCCGTCGACAACATCGCCACCTTCGAAAAACGCCCGACCGTCTAA
- a CDS encoding 5-methyltetrahydropteroyltriglutamate--homocysteine S-methyltransferase, whose amino-acid sequence MTDLVPPYRADHVGSLLRPAAVTAARKAFFEDKSIGREALTAAEDAAIIDAVKMQEAVGLKVVTDGEIRRSFWHYDFMGGLTGFDLEQRDPEDGAQFHGVKLRPTFPVINGKLDFPADHPMLDHFRFLAANTNVTPKISIPGPSCCHFRTAKADIRVPEYADLDVLFADLSATYAKAVAAFYDAGCRYLQMDDIFFAYLCDPKHRAQKMAEGIDPDWLITAYAQMMQDAIKDRPADMLIGMHMCRGNFRSTWAAEGAYDLAADAIFNQTGVDLFFMEYDSERAGGLEPLRFLAKGKQRVYPGFITTKTPDLEPIEQLQRQIEEAAKYADIDQLGIAPQCGFASTEEGNAITPDEQQAKLDLVVRTAKAIWGEA is encoded by the coding sequence ATGACGGATCTGGTCCCGCCCTATCGGGCGGATCATGTCGGATCGCTGCTGCGTCCGGCTGCGGTAACCGCGGCGCGCAAGGCGTTTTTCGAGGATAAGAGCATCGGTCGGGAGGCACTGACCGCCGCCGAGGACGCCGCAATCATCGATGCGGTCAAGATGCAGGAAGCGGTCGGCCTCAAGGTCGTGACCGACGGCGAAATCCGCCGGTCCTTCTGGCATTATGATTTCATGGGCGGGCTGACCGGCTTCGACCTGGAACAGCGCGATCCGGAGGACGGCGCGCAATTCCATGGCGTGAAGCTGCGCCCGACCTTCCCGGTGATCAACGGCAAACTGGATTTCCCGGCGGATCACCCGATGCTGGATCATTTCCGGTTCCTGGCGGCCAACACCAATGTAACGCCGAAAATCTCGATTCCCGGCCCGAGCTGCTGCCATTTCCGCACGGCCAAGGCGGACATCCGCGTGCCCGAATATGCCGATCTGGACGTGCTGTTCGCCGACCTGTCCGCCACCTATGCAAAGGCGGTCGCGGCCTTTTACGACGCGGGTTGTCGCTATCTGCAGATGGACGACATCTTCTTCGCCTATCTGTGCGATCCCAAGCATCGCGCGCAAAAGATGGCGGAGGGCATCGATCCCGACTGGCTGATCACTGCCTATGCGCAGATGATGCAGGACGCGATCAAGGATCGCCCGGCCGACATGCTGATCGGCATGCATATGTGTCGCGGCAATTTCCGTTCCACCTGGGCGGCTGAGGGCGCTTATGATCTGGCGGCCGACGCGATCTTCAACCAGACCGGCGTCGATCTGTTCTTCATGGAATATGACAGCGAACGCGCGGGCGGGCTGGAGCCTTTGCGTTTCCTGGCGAAGGGCAAGCAGCGCGTCTATCCCGGCTTCATCACCACCAAGACGCCGGACCTGGAGCCGATCGAGCAATTGCAGCGCCAGATCGAAGAAGCAGCGAAATATGCCGATATCGATCAGTTGGGTATCGCCCCGCAATGCGGCTTCGCATCGACCGAGGAGGGCAACGCCATCACCCCCGACGAGCAGCAGGCCAAGCTGGATCTGGTGGTCCGCACCGCCAAGGCGATCTGGGGCGAGGCCTGA